A region from the Geobacter benzoatilyticus genome encodes:
- a CDS encoding zinc-dependent alcohol dehydrogenase family protein: MRAMIFDGAGMPLRLADVPVPEPGAGEVLLKVHACGICRTDLHIVDGELTEPKLPLIPGHQIVGSVVRLGAGVHRFAEGTRVGVPWLGATCGTCRHCTSGRENLCDHALFTGYQRNGGFAEYTVADARFCFPIPEGYPDLQAAPLLCAGLIGYRSLVMAGDAEHLGVYGFGAAAHIVTQVAAFQGRKVFGFTRPGDGEGQAFAREMGAVWAGSSSELPPEELDAAIIFAPAGELVPAALRALGKGGGVVCGGIHMSDIPQFPYDILWGERSIRSVANLTRRDGEEFLALAPRVPVRTEVQSYPLEAANEALGDLRRGAIRGAGVLVVT; this comes from the coding sequence ATGCGTGCGATGATTTTCGACGGGGCGGGGATGCCCCTTCGTCTTGCCGATGTGCCGGTGCCGGAGCCGGGTGCCGGGGAAGTGCTCCTAAAGGTCCACGCCTGCGGCATCTGCCGCACTGACCTCCACATCGTGGACGGCGAACTGACGGAGCCGAAGCTCCCCCTCATTCCCGGCCACCAGATAGTGGGGAGCGTGGTGCGCCTCGGTGCCGGAGTCCATCGCTTCGCGGAGGGAACCAGGGTGGGGGTGCCGTGGCTGGGGGCCACCTGCGGCACCTGCCGCCACTGCACTTCCGGGCGGGAGAACCTGTGCGACCATGCCCTGTTCACCGGCTACCAGCGAAACGGCGGTTTCGCCGAGTACACGGTGGCCGATGCCCGTTTCTGCTTCCCGATCCCCGAAGGGTACCCGGACCTGCAGGCGGCGCCGCTCCTCTGCGCCGGGCTCATCGGCTACCGCTCCCTGGTCATGGCGGGGGACGCGGAGCACCTCGGGGTCTACGGCTTCGGCGCAGCGGCGCATATTGTAACCCAGGTGGCCGCTTTCCAGGGGCGCAAGGTTTTCGGATTTACCCGGCCCGGCGACGGTGAAGGGCAGGCATTCGCCCGGGAGATGGGGGCGGTTTGGGCGGGAAGTTCGTCGGAGCTTCCTCCCGAGGAACTGGATGCCGCCATCATATTCGCCCCGGCGGGAGAGCTGGTGCCGGCCGCGCTCCGGGCGCTGGGGAAGGGGGGGGGCGTCGTCTGCGGGGGCATCCACATGAGCGATATCCCGCAGTTCCCCTACGACATCCTCTGGGGAGAACGGAGCATCAGGTCCGTCGCCAACCTCACGCGCCGGGACGGCGAGGAGTTCCTTGCCCTGGCGCCGCGGGTGCCGGTGCGGACTGAAGTTCAATCCTATCCGCTTGAGGCTGCCAACGAAGCCCTGGGCGATCTGCGCCGTGGAGCGATCCGGGGGGCAGGGGTCCTGGTGGTGACGTAA
- a CDS encoding HAD-IA family hydrolase, with amino-acid sequence MTSRRFSVFLVPAADDRRWAEGVIRELAARYDAPPFEPHVTVYGGSYDTDADLEPVRRALAEAAAGTGPITLRVTGLGVTEEYFRSLFVAFGDEPPLSRVHEMVKGAVAADSGHVLMPHLSLLYADMPLAAKEMAARTVSLDRQEMRFDELKIVAPDPVTGWSDARRWQTLFRVRLGAPAKGVKAVLFDYGGVLAEEGFREGLFELARRQGLDPIALHGAGMEAVYESGYVLGTGSESAFWCMVRERTGLRGSARELTSVILDRFVLRPGMLELVRALRAKGYITAIVSDQTDWLEWLDRRDGFFREFDRVFNSYRLGKGKRDPSLFDDVARELGIDPRDAVFVDDMLANVVRAESRGMRGIVADGEPQLRRELKRFVEV; translated from the coding sequence ATGACCAGCCGCCGCTTTTCCGTATTCCTTGTCCCGGCTGCGGACGACCGCCGTTGGGCCGAAGGGGTGATCCGCGAGCTTGCCGCCCGCTATGACGCGCCTCCCTTCGAACCCCACGTCACCGTCTATGGCGGGAGCTACGATACGGATGCCGACCTGGAGCCGGTGCGCCGGGCCCTTGCCGAGGCGGCGGCCGGAACTGGCCCCATCACCCTGCGGGTGACGGGGCTCGGTGTGACGGAGGAGTACTTTCGGTCCCTCTTTGTTGCCTTCGGGGATGAGCCCCCCCTGAGCCGGGTTCATGAAATGGTGAAGGGGGCGGTGGCCGCCGATTCGGGGCACGTGCTCATGCCGCACCTCTCGCTGCTCTATGCCGACATGCCGCTGGCAGCAAAGGAGATGGCGGCGCGCACCGTCTCCCTGGACAGGCAGGAGATGCGCTTTGACGAGCTGAAGATCGTTGCCCCAGACCCGGTGACCGGCTGGAGCGACGCCCGGAGGTGGCAGACCCTTTTTCGGGTGCGGCTCGGGGCGCCGGCGAAGGGGGTGAAGGCGGTCCTCTTCGACTATGGCGGGGTGCTGGCCGAGGAGGGGTTCCGGGAGGGGCTCTTCGAGCTCGCCCGGCGCCAGGGGCTGGACCCAATCGCGCTTCACGGTGCCGGCATGGAGGCGGTCTATGAGAGCGGCTATGTCCTGGGGACGGGGAGCGAGAGCGCGTTCTGGTGCATGGTGCGGGAGCGGACCGGCCTGCGGGGTAGCGCCCGGGAGCTGACATCAGTCATCCTGGACCGCTTCGTTCTCCGCCCCGGGATGCTGGAGCTGGTGCGGGCACTTCGTGCAAAAGGGTACATCACCGCAATCGTCAGCGACCAGACCGACTGGCTGGAATGGCTTGACCGGCGTGACGGCTTCTTCCGGGAATTCGACCGGGTATTCAACAGCTACCGCCTCGGCAAGGGGAAGCGCGATCCGTCCCTCTTTGACGATGTGGCGCGGGAGTTGGGCATCGACCCCCGTGATGCGGTCTTTGTGGATGACATGCTGGCAAACGTTGTCCGGGCCGAGAGCCGGGGGATGCGGGGGATCGTTGCCGATGGCGAGCCGCAGCTGCGGCGTGAGCTCAAACGGTTCGTGGAGGTGTGA
- a CDS encoding dihydrofolate reductase, translating to MPRSRTMIVTIIAAMAENRVIGKDGAMPWHIPDDLARFKSITMGHPVIMGRKTFESLGRPLPGRQNIVLTRREGYAPEGVTVARTLDEALELAGAAREVFICGGGEVYREVLPLAGRILLTVIHDAYEGDTVFPEIPGDFQEMERISGEGAPPHEFLSFERRRELTP from the coding sequence ATGCCGCGTAGCCGCACCATGATCGTCACCATCATCGCCGCCATGGCCGAGAATCGCGTGATCGGAAAAGACGGCGCCATGCCGTGGCACATCCCCGACGATCTGGCCCGGTTCAAGTCCATAACCATGGGGCACCCGGTCATCATGGGCCGGAAGACCTTCGAGTCCTTGGGACGCCCGCTTCCGGGGCGGCAGAATATCGTCCTTACCCGCCGGGAAGGATATGCCCCCGAAGGTGTGACCGTCGCCCGCACCCTTGACGAGGCCCTGGAGCTGGCCGGTGCCGCCCGCGAGGTGTTCATCTGCGGCGGCGGCGAGGTTTACCGGGAGGTTCTGCCGCTTGCGGGCCGCATCCTTCTCACGGTTATCCATGACGCGTACGAAGGGGATACGGTTTTTCCGGAGATCCCCGGCGATTTTCAGGAGATGGAGCGGATTTCCGGCGAGGGGGCGCCCCCCCATGAGTTTCTCTCTTTCGAGCGCCGGAGGGAGCTGACGCCATGA
- a CDS encoding carbon starvation protein A — protein sequence MLGKLVWLVISAVAAISLAVVAGVVNPGEKVNALWLVTAAACFYLVAYRFYGAFLAAKVLSLDAHLKTPARRLADGMDYHPTNRWVLFGHHFAAIAGAGPLIGPMLAAQFGYLPGFLWILIGAVVVGAVHDMVILAASVRRNGRSLARIAKDEIGPVGGLAASLAILFILIVALAGLGLAVVNSLANSPWGTFTIFLTIPIALFMGLYLYKLRPGRVGEVSAIGFVLLLLAVFSGHFIPGSPLEPFFSLGKGGLTLAMAAYGLIASILPVWMLLCPRDYISTYMKIGTVSLLAVGVIFMAPTIQMPAVTSFVSGGGPVIPGKLFPFMFITIACGAVSGFHSLISSGTTPKMIMSEREIPMIGYGAMLAEGFVSVMALVAATILIPGDYFAINTKLSFDAIAALGFPIDRVRELSAMVGTDIVGRPGGAVSLAVGMASILSSLPGMKGLMPYWYNFALMFEALFILTTVDTGTRVARFLLQELGSRVYAPLGRQRWLPGIIFTSAVVVAAWSYLIWSGNVSTIWPMFGVSNQLLAAIALGVGTTILIKTGKVRYAWTTLIPMAFMYVTTFAASWDLVGIFLGKAATAPAASEALTFRMNAGLVAVMAVLAVVTLIDMLYKWYGYLTEKRPIATSEVLEYEDAA from the coding sequence ATGCTCGGAAAACTCGTCTGGTTGGTGATTTCGGCGGTTGCGGCGATTTCACTTGCCGTGGTGGCTGGGGTTGTGAATCCGGGGGAGAAGGTGAACGCCCTCTGGCTCGTGACTGCCGCCGCCTGTTTCTACCTGGTTGCCTACCGCTTCTACGGCGCCTTCCTGGCGGCGAAGGTTCTCTCCCTCGATGCCCACCTGAAAACTCCGGCCCGGCGCCTGGCCGACGGCATGGACTACCACCCCACCAACCGCTGGGTCCTCTTCGGCCACCACTTCGCGGCCATCGCCGGGGCCGGTCCCCTCATCGGCCCGATGCTGGCGGCCCAGTTCGGCTACCTGCCGGGATTCCTCTGGATTCTCATCGGGGCAGTGGTGGTGGGGGCGGTGCACGATATGGTGATCCTGGCGGCGTCGGTGCGGCGCAACGGCCGATCCCTGGCCCGGATCGCCAAGGACGAGATCGGGCCGGTGGGGGGGCTGGCGGCGTCGCTGGCCATCCTCTTCATCCTGATCGTGGCCCTGGCGGGGCTCGGCCTTGCGGTGGTGAACTCCCTGGCCAATAGCCCCTGGGGGACTTTCACCATCTTCCTCACCATCCCCATTGCCCTCTTCATGGGGCTCTACCTCTACAAGCTCCGCCCCGGCCGGGTGGGGGAGGTGAGCGCCATCGGTTTCGTGCTCCTTCTGCTGGCGGTATTCAGCGGCCACTTCATTCCCGGTTCTCCCCTTGAGCCCTTCTTCAGTCTCGGGAAGGGGGGGCTTACCCTTGCCATGGCAGCCTACGGCCTCATCGCTTCCATTCTCCCGGTCTGGATGCTCCTCTGCCCCCGGGACTACATCTCCACCTACATGAAGATCGGCACGGTGAGCCTTCTGGCCGTCGGCGTCATCTTCATGGCTCCCACCATCCAGATGCCGGCCGTGACCTCGTTCGTTTCCGGCGGCGGGCCGGTGATCCCCGGCAAGCTCTTCCCATTCATGTTCATTACCATTGCCTGTGGCGCGGTTTCGGGGTTCCATTCCCTCATATCCTCGGGCACCACGCCGAAGATGATCATGAGCGAACGGGAGATACCGATGATCGGCTATGGGGCCATGCTGGCCGAGGGTTTCGTGTCGGTCATGGCGCTGGTGGCGGCCACAATCCTCATCCCCGGCGACTACTTCGCCATCAACACGAAGCTCTCCTTCGACGCCATCGCGGCCCTGGGGTTTCCCATCGACCGGGTGCGGGAGCTGTCGGCCATGGTGGGGACCGACATCGTCGGCCGCCCCGGCGGCGCCGTTTCCCTGGCGGTGGGGATGGCTTCCATCCTGTCGTCGCTCCCCGGCATGAAGGGGCTCATGCCCTACTGGTACAACTTCGCCCTCATGTTCGAGGCCCTCTTCATCCTCACCACCGTCGATACCGGCACCAGGGTGGCCCGCTTTCTCCTCCAGGAGCTGGGGAGCCGGGTCTATGCGCCCCTGGGGCGGCAGCGCTGGCTTCCCGGCATCATTTTCACGAGCGCTGTCGTGGTGGCCGCATGGTCATACCTGATATGGTCCGGCAACGTCTCCACCATCTGGCCCATGTTCGGGGTGTCGAACCAGCTCCTGGCGGCCATTGCCCTCGGGGTCGGCACCACTATCCTCATCAAAACCGGCAAGGTCCGCTACGCCTGGACTACGTTGATCCCCATGGCTTTCATGTACGTGACGACGTTCGCCGCCTCGTGGGACCTCGTGGGCATTTTTCTCGGCAAGGCCGCCACGGCTCCCGCGGCATCGGAAGCCCTGACCTTCAGGATGAACGCCGGGCTGGTGGCGGTGATGGCTGTCCTGGCGGTGGTGACCCTGATCGATATGCTCTACAAGTGGTACGGCTACCTCACCGAGAAGAGGCCCATTGCCACAAGCGAGGTGCTGGAGTATGAGGATGCCGCGTAG
- a CDS encoding sigma-54-dependent transcriptional regulator: MGDPKILAVDDQQIFLLLLENHLREAGFTPLTASVGQEALAILEQQAVDLIISDLMMPGMDGLELIEQVHKRHPGLPIIVLTGHGSVESAVEAMRRGAYDYLEKPYNPDVLGITIRRALDHHHVIRENQQITGLLRERFTFQSIVTVNPAMKELLELAARVASARQTTVAIYGESGAGKEVLARAIHFAGNGLPAGFVAVNCAAIPEHLLESELFGHVRGAFTGADRDREGKFSMARGGTILLDEIGDMPLPLQAKLLRVLQERVFEKIGSNTPLLADCRVIVATNRNLVSLVASGKFREDLYHRINVFPLTIPPLRERKDDIPLLCEHVLDQLRQHLGKPLPGISQEAMNIMLDYPWPGNVRELRNCLERAAILTDGELIRPSHLGIGTGPADDIQTVSSPGTTTYTLTLPSDQISLDALTDRILAITLERCGGNKSKASQFLRINRKAFYRS; this comes from the coding sequence ATGGGCGACCCGAAAATCCTAGCGGTAGACGATCAGCAGATTTTTCTGCTTCTCCTCGAAAATCACCTGCGCGAGGCTGGGTTCACCCCCCTGACCGCGTCAGTCGGACAAGAGGCACTGGCCATCCTCGAACAGCAAGCGGTCGACCTGATCATCTCCGACCTGATGATGCCGGGAATGGACGGCCTTGAACTCATTGAACAGGTTCACAAGCGCCATCCCGGCCTTCCCATAATAGTTCTCACCGGCCACGGGAGCGTCGAAAGCGCCGTGGAGGCCATGCGGCGGGGCGCCTACGATTATCTGGAGAAACCTTACAACCCGGATGTCCTGGGTATCACCATCCGGCGCGCCCTCGACCATCATCACGTCATCCGCGAAAACCAGCAGATCACGGGATTGCTGCGGGAGCGATTCACCTTCCAGAGCATCGTCACCGTCAACCCGGCCATGAAGGAACTTCTGGAACTGGCCGCCAGGGTCGCGTCGGCCCGGCAGACCACGGTGGCCATTTACGGTGAGAGCGGTGCAGGCAAGGAAGTGCTGGCGCGCGCCATCCACTTTGCCGGCAATGGGCTCCCTGCCGGATTTGTTGCAGTCAACTGCGCCGCTATCCCCGAGCATCTTCTGGAAAGCGAGCTTTTCGGCCATGTACGGGGAGCCTTCACCGGCGCCGATCGGGATCGGGAAGGGAAATTCAGCATGGCCCGAGGCGGGACGATCCTCCTGGACGAGATCGGCGACATGCCCCTGCCGCTCCAGGCAAAGCTCCTGCGGGTCCTCCAGGAACGGGTCTTCGAGAAGATCGGCAGCAACACTCCGCTGCTGGCCGACTGCCGGGTCATCGTGGCCACAAACCGCAACCTGGTCAGCCTGGTTGCTTCCGGCAAATTCCGGGAGGACCTCTACCACCGGATCAACGTCTTTCCCCTTACCATCCCCCCCCTCAGGGAACGCAAGGACGACATCCCCCTGCTGTGCGAACATGTCCTCGACCAGTTGCGTCAGCACCTCGGCAAACCGCTCCCCGGCATATCCCAGGAAGCCATGAATATCATGCTCGATTACCCATGGCCCGGCAATGTCCGGGAACTGCGCAACTGCCTGGAGCGGGCCGCCATCCTCACCGACGGCGAACTCATCCGCCCTTCCCACCTGGGAATAGGAACGGGGCCGGCCGACGATATCCAGACCGTGAGCAGTCCCGGAACCACAACCTACACCCTGACGCTCCCATCAGACCAGATCTCCCTCGATGCCCTCACCGACCGCATCCTAGCAATAACCCTGGAGCGGTGCGGCGGCAACAAGTCAAAGGCCTCCCAATTCCTTCGGATAAACCGCAAGGCCTTCTACCGCTCCTGA